The following proteins come from a genomic window of Alnus glutinosa chromosome 10, dhAlnGlut1.1, whole genome shotgun sequence:
- the LOC133878996 gene encoding uncharacterized protein LOC133878996, translating into MAKNSPIDIKIKDKTHLLIGKTASFFPRSIREIVNDHYGLHYDCWTKNYKSHFEGINSEDSASVANAITNARAIFPDRIRQEHWPKICDSFEEKTWKEKKTGEKPGALEIFRDTHTKKNRSFVNSDVEILYNEMESIAKVDSVDCTEEEIILQVIGGPCSGYVRGMGCGVVPTLLNSSRARQFDNHEECMRKQ; encoded by the exons ATGGCAAAGAATAGTCCCATCGatataaaaatcaaagataaaACACATTTACTTATAGGCAAAACTGCTTCATTTTTTCCAAGGTCGATTAGGGAGATTGTCAATGACCACTACGGCCTACACTATGATTGTTGGACCAAG AACTACAAAAGTCATTTCGAAGGCATTAATTCGGAAGATTCGGCATCGGTGGCCAATGCAATAACAAACGCGAGGGCCATTTTTCCGGATAGGATTCGTCAAGAGCATTGGCCTAAGATTTGTGACTCATTTGAAGAGAAAACATGgaag GAAAAGAAAACTGGTGAGAAGCCCGGTGCCCTCGAAATTTTTAGGGACACACACACGAAGAAGAACAGGTCTTTTGTAAATAGTGATGTTGAGATATTATAC AATGAAATGGAATCCATAGCAAAAGTTGACAGCGTGGATTGCACCGAAGAAGAAATAATATTGCAAGTGATAGGGGGGCCATGCTCAGGATATGTTAGAGGGATGGGATGTGGTGTGGTACCTACCTTGTTAAATTCATCCCGAGCACGCCAATTTGACAATCATGAAGAATGCATGCGCAAACAATAA